DNA from Azospirillum sp. TSH100:
CGCCCCGTTGTTCCGGACCGACATCCGGCCCGCAGCAACGCCGCGCACTTTTGCGAAGTCCATTTTTTTCCACTCTATAAAGTTTAGTGGCTATACGATGGGCGCATCAAAAGGCTGGCGGCTATCGCTGTAAGGCGGCAGCCACTTCGATCATGAGACCGTCACATACAATAGCGGGATCGAACAGAAAACGGAACCTCGAACACTTCATCCTTTTGTTGCAAATTGTCGCATTGGCTTGAGCTTGGCAAAGGGATGACAAAGGGAGAGCAAGATCTCGCAGGTCCGGCATCCCCAGGCGGAACCGGCATGGCGGCCATGCCGATTCACGTCGTCGCCATCTTTCACTGGCGTCATCCTCGATTCGGCGGTATACGCGCGCGATGACCACATCCCCCGTTCCGAAGTCCGCATCGCCGGCCGCCGCCCAGACCATGGGCGCCCCGAAGGTCGGCATCGTCAGCCTCGGCTGCCCGAAGGCGCTCGTCGATTCAGAGCGTATCCTGACCCGCCTGCGCGCGGAGGGGTACGAGATCTCCCCCAGCTACGACGGCGCGGACGTCGTGCTGGTCAACACCTGCGGCTTCCTCGACAGCGCCAAGAAGGAGTCGCTGGACGCCATCGGCGAGGCGATCAAGGAGAACGGGCGGGTCATCGTCACCGGCTGCATGGGCGTGGAATCGGACATGATCCGGCAGATCCACCCCGACGTGCTGGCCGTGACCGGTCCGCACCAGTATGAACAGGTGGTCAGCGCGGTGCATGACGCCGTGCCGCCGACACACAACCCCTTCACCGATCTGGTGCCGCCGGAAGGCCTGCGGCTGACCCCGCGCCACTACGCGTATCTGAAGATTTCCGAAGGCTGCAACAACCGCTGCAGCTTCTGCATCATCCCGTCCCTGCGCGGCGATCTGGTCAGCCGGCCGATCCATTCGGTCCTGCGCGAGGCGGAAAAGCTGGCGGTCGCCGGCGTCAAGGAACTGCTGGTCATCTCCCAGGACACCAGCGCCTACGGCGTCGACGTCAAGTACAAGACGGAGAAATGGTACGACCGCGAGGTCCGCACCCGCTTCTTCGACCTGTGCAACGAGCTGGCGAACTTCGACCTGTGGGTCCGCCTGCATTACGTCTACCCCTACCCGCATGTCGACGAGGTCATCCCGCTGATGGCGGAGGGCAGGATCCTGCCCTATCTCGACATCCCGTTCCAGCATGCCTCGCCCACCGTCTTGAAGGCGATGCGCCGCCCGGCCGCCCAGGAAAAGCAGCTGGACCGCATCCGCAAATGGCGCGACGAGTGCCCGCATCTGGTGCTGCGCTCCACCTTCATCACCGGCTTCCCCGGCGAAACGGAGGAGGACTTCCAGTTCATGCTGGACTGGCTGAAGGAAGCCCAGCTCGACCGCGTCGGCTGCTTCAAGTACGAGCCGGTGGAGGGTGCGACCGCCAACGACCTGCCCGGCGCCGTCCCGGAAGAGGTCAAGCAGGAGCGCTGGGAGCGCTTCATGGAGACGCAGAAGGCGATCAGCGCCGAACGGCTCCAGCAGAAGGTCGGCTACACGCTGGGCGTGCTGATCGACGAGGTCGACGAGGACGGCGCCATCGGCCGCTCCTACGCCGACGCGCCGGAAATCGACGGCAACGTCTTCCTGAACGGCGAAACCGGCCTGAAGCCGGGCGACATGGTCGACGTCACAATCGAGCATGCCGACGAGTATGATTTGTGGGGCAGCGTCGAGCGCGACCTGTAACCCTGATTTCCCGGAGAGCGCCATGCCCGTCACGCCGGACGACACCAGACTGATGGACGTCCAGCAGGGCGGGCGCTGCTTCTTCTGCGACGGGCCGGTGGGGGAGAAGGCCACCTTCGACCACCTGATCCCCCAGGCCTATGGCGGGATCGATGATCCGGCCAACGTCGTGCTGGCGCACCGCCGCTGCAACCAGCGCAAGGGAGACCGGCTGCCGACCCGCGAGGAACTCGACCGCTTCTTCGCGCTGCGCCGCTCCAGCCGGCTCGGCGTCTGGCCCCCCTTGCGCGCCCTGCGCGACGCGGACGGGGCGGCGGACGAGGACGGGCTGTGGATGGCGGTGGCCCAGGCCATCGCACGGCAACGGTAAGCGCGGGCGAAACCAATCCCGGCCGATCCGGTTGACAGGGGACACCTTATATAACGGGAGAGTCCCCGATGACCGGCCAGCGGAACAACAAGCAGCCCCACACCGAACAAACCATCCGTCACACCGACGGCGAGCAGAACACCGGCAACCACAAGAAGCCGGACGCCCCCGACGCCAAGGGCGCCGACCGCTTCGGCGGCACCCGCGCCGGTGCGGAGAATGTCGAGCCCAAGAAATAGGCTGCTGGAATACGGCCTTTTCGGGCTGGCATCGCACCGCCGGCCTGTGCGAGATCCGGGGGACGGCGCCCACAGACCATAGACCCTGGGACCGCCCCCACTTCGCACCCGTGAGCTGATGGCCCCCTCGATCTTCAAGCGCTACAAGCTGCACTTCACCCGCCCGCTGCCGGGGCTGCGTCCCGGCCGGCCGGAACGCGACGCGATGGTGGAACGGGTGCGGCGGCTGGCCAGCGAGAACGGCATGGCCGGCGACCTCCACGCCATCGCCCCCAACGCCGGCTTCGGCATCCTCGAGGTCCGCTGCACCGAACGGCTGGCCCGCCGCCTGTCCGACCTGTCGGAAATCGAAACCGTGCAGGAGGCGTGAGCCGCCACGCCGTCCCCTTCAGGCCGCCCGCACCGTGGCGATGAACCCCGTCAGGTCATCGCGCAGGCTGCGCGCCAGCAGGTCCAGATCGCGGGCGGCTTCCAGCACCTGACCGGCCATGGAACCGGTGTCGTCGGCCGCCGCGGCGACGCCGTCGACGATGACGGACACCGTTTCAGCGCCCGCTGCGACCTGCTGGATCGTGGTGGCGATGCGGTCGGTGGCCGCCTCCTGCTGGGCCAGCGCGGCGGCGACGCGGGCGGCGATGTCCCTCATGCTGCCGACGGTCCCGCGGATGGTGCCGATCGTGCCCACCGCCGCCAGGGCGGCGTTCTGGATGCCGGTCACCTGACCGGCGATCTGTTCCGTCGCCCGCGCGGTCTGGCTGGCCAGCGTCTTCACCTCGCCCGCCACGACCGAAAAGCCCTTGCCGGCCTCACCCGCCCGCGCCGCCTCGATGGTGGCGTTCAACGCCAGCAGGTTGGTCTGGCCGGCGATGCCGGCGATCAGTTCCACCACCTTGCCGATCTGGTTGGCGGCGTCCTGAAGGCCGCCGATGATGGCGCCGGTGCTTTCCACCTCCGCCACCGCGGCACCGGTGATGCGCAGGCTTTCCTCGGTCTGGCGGTTGATGTCGCGGATGGCGGCGCTCAACTCCTCCGCCGCGGTGGCGACGGTCCGCACACCGTCCAGCGACTGGCGCGACGCCCCCGCCATGCTCAGTGACCGCTGGCTGTTCTCGCCCGCCAGATCGGACATCCGGCTTGCACTGTCATGCATGCGGGCGGCCATCGCCGTCATGGTGGAGAGTGCCCCGTCGCTGCTGCTGCCGAAGCTGTGCAGGGCATCCTCCATGCTGCTCTGCCGCTCCTCGGCCAGCGCCCGCTCGCGCTGCTGCTGATCGGCGAGCGAGGCGGTGGCCGCCGGCCCGTCGCGAAAGCGCCGCGCGGCCTCCAGCACCCAGGCCGGCACGTTGGCCGGCCCGGTGACCGGCAAATCCAGCAGCCGGCCGGCCACCGGCGCCATGGCGCGGCCGACCCGTTCCGCCCGCCGCGCCTCCGTCAGCAGAGCGCGGCGCGTCCACCAGATCATCAGCCGCACCGGCACCGCCATGCCGTCGAAGGGGCGGACGAACTCCCGCCGCGCCTCCGCCAGCGCCGTCCCGCAGATCGCCTCCAGATCGGCGACCAGCGCGTCCTCCACGGCTTTCAACCCGTCGATCCGCCGGGTGGCGGCGGCGAACCAGGACGGCGCCTCAAACCCGGCGACGGTCCCTGCCAATCCATCCTTGCGGATCGCCATGCGCATCCGCTCGAACTCGGGCTGATCCGCCAGCAGGCCCCGCAGCGCGGCGGCACGGACCGGCGTCGCGGTCTGGAACACCGTCCCGAAGCAGCGCTCCTGCGCGGCGATCAGGGCGAGGAAGCGCCGGTGCTGCGCCGGCTCGAACCGGCCGACCGACAGCCCGCCGGCGCCGGTCGCCCGCTCCTGCCCGGCCTGCTCCTTGCCCTGCATCAGGTTGAAGGTGGCAATCAGCGCCTGCGAGACGACCGGGTCGGTCACCGCCTCGGCCGCCGCCGACACGATGGCGAGCAGTCGTCCGACCAGCACGCACAGCGCGGCGAACATCTCCCGTGCCGACAATTCACCGCGGCCGGCGCGCTCCCGCAAGCTTGGCAGCGCGTCCACCTCCGCCAGGGCCTGCCGGATGGCGCCGAACAGGGACGGACCATGGGCGATGCGGTCGAGCCCGCCCATGGCGGCAAGCATCTCCTGCTGGCGCTGCCGGCACTGCACCATCTGGCCCTCGATCTGCGAATCGGCGCGCCCATCGCCGCCGGTCAGCCGCAGATTCCACAATCCCCGCTCCTTCTGGAGCTCATGGACGAAGCCGGACACGGCGGAAACGATGCCGCAGACGGCACGCAGCTGTTCCAGCTCCCGCATGCGCCGAAAGCGCGTCACCAGCACGAAACGCGCGGCTGCGTACTGATCGCGGTTCGAGACGGTCCCGGCCATTGCTGCCCTCCTGCACGGAAATCAGTCGGAAGGGCCGGTCCTTTGGAGTCAGCCCTCTCCCGAGGGACCGAGACGCAAAATGCGGGCCGACATCCGATCGGCTGAAATGACAGGATGAAAGGATGAGTTTCAGCACCCGCCTGTCCAAGCTCTGGGCCGGTTGGCGCATAGATAGGCAGGAGCACCCCGGATGAGCGCCTCTCTTCCAGACAGCCCCCAAGCAGCCCCCCAAACGGCTATGCCGCTGGCGGCCAGCGGTCACGGCCCTAGGTCATCACCAACCCGGTCAGCCAAGGGCGGCCGGAGGGATACCGACCGGCAATGAGGAGACATCGGCATGGCGATGCGGCAATCGGACGCCGAATGGCGCGGCGACCTGAAATCGGGCAGCGGCAGGATGCGGCTGGGCAGTGGCGCCTTCGAGGGCAGCTATTCCTTCCCGTCGCGCTTCGAGAACGGCCAGGGCACCAACCCGGAGGAGCTGATCGCGGCGGCCCATGCCGGCTGCTACTCGATGGCGCTGTCGGCCGGGCTCGCCCAGGCCGGCCACGCGCCGACCCGCGTCCACACCACCGCCAGGGTGCATCTGGAGAAGGCCGGCGCCGGCTTCGCCATCACCCGGATCGAGCTGGAGTGCGAGGCCGAAATCCCCGGCATCGACGAGGCCACCTTCCAGGAGCAGGCGAATGGCGCCAAGGCCAACTGCCCGGTGTCGAAGGCGCTGGCCGGCACCCAGATCAGCCTGACCGCCAAGCTGCTCTGAACGAGATGCTCTGATTTTGTCCAGGCAGGAGACGCCGTCCGCCACCGGGCGGCGCCCCCCTGCGGCGGCAAGGGTGCCGGTGCAGATAACAACATGTCCCAACGGCCATTCCACTGCCGTCATGGGCCATGTCCTCCGCGCGGTTTGCTCTGCCGAAGGGCAGATTGACCCCGCCGCTTCCACCCACCCATAGTGCCGCGTTGCGTGCGCGGGAGCCCCTCTTCCGTCCGCCGATCCCATCGAACGACGGTCAATGCCACTCGCAGTCCTTCGCCTCCTCCGGCCGGTCCTTTTCCTGATTGCCGCAGCGCTTCCGCTTGCGGCGTCGCCGGCTGCCGCGCAAGCCGCCAGGGAGCCCGCCAAGGAGTTCGTCGTGCTGGCGCTGGACGGGGAATTCGGCCTGACCAACAGCACCTCGGCCGAAGCGATCGAGCGCGGCATCCTGACCGCCATCGACGACATCAACCGCCAGGGCGGCGTGCTGGGCGGCCGGCCGCTGGAGCTGATCACGCGCGAACACCGCTCGATCTCCGCCCGCGGCATCAAGAACATCCGGGAACTGGCGACCATCCCCGACCTGATCGCCGTGTTCGGCGGCCGCTTCAGTCCGGTGGTGATCGAGGAGCTGCCGGTGCTGGAACAGACCCGCACTCTGTTCCTGGCCCCGTGGTCGTCGGCCGACGCCATCGTCAACAACGGGATGGAGCCCAACTACATCTTCCGCCTGTCGCTGCGCGACGGTCTGGCGATGCCCTTCCTGCTGCAACGCGCCGCCGACCGCGGCCTGACCCGCGTCGGGCTCCTGCTGACCAACACCGCATGGGGCCGCTCCAACCTGGAGGCCGCCAACCGCTATCTCGCCGGCCGCAAGCTTCCGGAACTGGCCGGCACCGCCTGGTACAACTGGCGCGACCGCTCGCTGATCGACAAGTATCAGGCGCTGGCCGAGGCTGGCGCCCAGGCGATCCTGCTGGTCGCCAACGACGATGAGGCCGCCGTGCTGGTGCGCGAGGTGGCGGCCCTGCCGCCGCAGCGCCGGCTGCCGATCCTCAGCCATTGGGGCGTCACCGGCGGCGATTTCGTCGGACAGGCCGGACCGGCCCTGCAGGAGGTCGATTTCACCGTGATCCAGACGGTCAGCCCCTTCCGGATCCCGCCGGACCGGCTGGCCCCGGTGCTGGAGACCGCCGGGCGCCTGTTCGGCATCCGCCGGCCGGAGGACATCGTGTCGCCGGTCGGCTTCCTGCACGCCTACGACCTGACCCGCATCCTGGCGCTGGCCATCGACCGCGCCGGCACCACCGACCGCGCCGCCGTGCGCGACGCGCTGGAACAGGTCGGCCCCTATCAGGGTGTGACCCGCGACTTCGACCACCCCTTCGCCCCCGGCCGGCACGAGGCGCTTGGCCCCGACGACCTGCTGATGGCCCGCTTCCGCCCCGACGGCGTGCTGGTCCCGGTGGATTGAGAACAGATGACCGATCCCACCCGCATCGATCCGCCGGCCTACGGCGCCATCCCGCGCACCGCCCAGCGGATGCTGACCTCCGGCCGGCTGGCCCGCCGCTTCGCGCTGGTGTCGCTGATGCTGGGCGTGCTGATCGCCATCCTGATCGGCGCCAGCCTGTATGTCGTGTCCAGCCGCCATCTGGCCCGCCAGCACCATGCCAATGTGGAGGCGAACGCCAGCCTCGCCGCCCGCCAGACCGAGGGACTGCTGAACACGCTGGTCACGACGGTGCGCGAACTGGCGAACAACAGCGTGCTTGCCACCGCCCTGGTCGATTCCGCCGGCAAGGAAACCTACCTGATCCCCTTCCTGGGCAGCTTCAACCACATCGCCAGCGTGCCGGTCGCCCTGGTCTTCACCGATTTTGAAGGGGAGCCGATCGCCGACAACGGCCGCCATGCCGCCCCGCTCGCCATCGCGCCCGCCGACATGGCCTGGCTGCGCGCCGCCATCGCCGCCGGCAAGCCGGCGGCCCGCGTGGTGCGACAGGGCGACACGCAGTTCCTGCTGGCGGCGGAAATGCTGGCCTACTCCCGCACCCCCTCGCCGGAGGGGGCGCTGCTCTACAAGGTGCCGCTCGACTCCCTGGTCCTGCATCCGGAGGCGGAGCTTCTCTACGCCAGCGAGCCGCCCCAGCCGGTGCCGCCCGACATGATGGCGGTGACGGTGCCGCTGACCGTGCCGGAACGGCTGGCGCGGCTGGGATTGACCCTGCGGCTGGAGGCGCCGGGAACGCCGACCACGGCGCTGCTGTCCTGGATGCTGCCCGCCTATGGCATGGTGGGGCTCGCCGCCCTGCTGGCGATCTATGTCGGCAGCCGCGCCGTCGGCAACCACATGACGCGTTCCCTGCGCGAGCTGGAGCGGCTGGCCGGCGCCATCGCCACCGACGGCTTCACCGGCCAGCGCGCCAAGGTGCGCGGCAACGACGAGGTCTCGGCGCTTGCCCGCGGCTTCAACGCCATGCTGGACCACATCGCCGCCATCCAGCGCGAGCGCGAGATGCGCGCGGCGGAGGAGATCACCATCCAGCGCACGCTGGCCGAACGCGCCGAACAGGCCCGCGCCGAGGCGGAAAGCGCCCGCAACGAGGCGGAACGCTCGCGCCAGGAGGCGGTGATGGCGCTGATGGTGGCGGAGCGCGCCAACGCCGCCAAGACGCATTTCCTGGCCGCGGCCAGCCATGACCTGCGCCAGCCGGTGCAGTCGCTGGTCCTGCTGACCTCGGCACTGGCGATCCGGCTGGGCGACCACCCCGCGGCAGCGCTGGTCGGCAGCATCGAGGCGTCGATGGACGCGCTCTGCCGCCTGCTCGACGCCATCCTCGACATCTCGAAGCTGGATGCCGGCACGGTGTCGCCCAACGTCCAGGCCGTATCGCTCGGCACCATCTTCGCGCGGCTGGAGGGCGAATACCGCCTGCGCGCGGCGGAAAAGGGGGTGGCCTTCCGCAGCGTTCCCACCGGCATGACCCTGAACGCCGACGCGGCATTGCTGGAGCGGATCATCCGCAATCTGGTGGAGAACGCGCTGCGCTACACCGACCATGGCCGCATCCTGCTGGGCTGCCGCCATGCCCGCGGGGTCCTGCGCATCCAGGTCTACGACACCGGCATCGGCATCCCGCCCGAACATCTGGAGCGGATCTTCCACGAATTCTATCAGGTCTCCAACCCCACCCGCGACCGCGGCAAGGGGCTGGGGCTGGGGCTGGCCATCGTCGACCGGCTGGCGCGGCTGCTGGGATACCGCGTGCATGTCGCCTCCCGGCCGAACAAGGGGTCCTGCTTCACGCTGGAAATCCCCACTCCGGCGCTGACGGCCATCGAGGCGCCGGCGGCATCCATGCCGGCGGAACAGGCGCCGGAACCGGGGCGCGGCACCGCTCTGGTCATCGATGACGACCCGCTGGTCCGCGAAGGGCTGACCCTGCTGATCGAGGATTTCGGCTGGCGGGCGACGCCGGCCGACAGCGCCGGCCATGCGCTGCGCCTGCTGCGCGACCAGGACCGTCCGCCCGATCTGGTGATCGCCGATTACCGGCTGGAGGCCGGGGCCACCGGCCTGGAAGCCATCCATGCGGTCGAGGCCGCCCTGCGCGACCGCGGCTTCGCGGTTCCGACCAGCGTGGTGCTGACCGGCGACACCGCGCCGGAACGCATCGCCGATGCCGAGGCCAGCGGCTATCGCATCCTGCACAAGCCGATCGCCGCCAAGGAGGTGGCGCAGCTGTTGAGCGAAGCCCTGCTGGAACGGACCTGACGCGAAAGCGACAGCGAGCCGGCGCAATCCGGCCCGCCGTTCAGGTTACCCGCGGCTGACTTGTCCGGCGGCATCCACCTGCAGGACCAGCCGTTCGATGGCGCGCACCGCCAGCTCCTGACGCCCGTTCACCAATCCCGGCGTTTCCTGACGCAGATGGGCAGCCGCCGCATCCTCCAGCACGCCCCGCGCCTCCTCCGCCGTGAGGAGGCCCTTTTCGACCATGGCGATCACCAGCGACTCACAAATCGAAAGAGCGGCCATACCCGCCGCCCCATCCTCCGCCGTCATCATGCCCCCCGCTTACTGGATGTCCGTTACGCCCGGCAACTGCTGGCCCGGCTCCTGCCGGAGCCGTCTTGCCGATAAGCCCAATTGCATAGGGAACAACACGAAGCTCGGCCGCGCGTCACAGGCCGTTCGAGAAAAAAGTTTAGTCAATTAACCTATGTTGTGGCCGCCTTCGCCGAAAACCCTAAACGTTCGAGACCATGCGGAACCGGTTCAACGGCGCGCGCGTTTATCGAAACGCCAATATTAGGACAAAGAAGGCAAAGAGACGACCATGACTCGCGCCCCGGCGAGCCGCGCCCTCGACCCCACTCCATTGTGGCTCAAATTGAGCAGCTACCTCGTCCTGTCGGATGAGGAAAAGATGTACCTTGCCGATCTGGAAAGGACGATCGCTCGCGAGCCACCGCGCACCGATCTTCTCCAACAGGGTGAAAGATATCGGGACGTGCGGATCATGCGGGAAGGCTGGGCGATCCGTCACAAGGCCTTGCCCGACGGCCGGCGTCAGGTCGTGAACTTCGTCCTGCCCGGCGACATCATCGGCATGTATTGCACATTGTTCGAATCCGCCGACCACAGCGTCACCACCCTGACCCCGGTCGAGGTGGCGAGCTTTCCGCCCGAACGGATCGGCGAACTGTTCCGCTCCTTCCCCCGCCTTGCCGCGGCACTGGCCTGGTCCGGCGCGCGGGAGGAGGCGATCGTCGCCGAACGGCTGCTCAGCCTGGGCCGCCGCACCGCGCTGGAGCGCACCGCCCATCTGCTGGTCGAACTTCTGCGCCGCCTCAGCATCGTCAACATGGTGACCGACGGCCATTTCGTGCTGCCGGTGACGCAGGAGATCCTTGCCGACGCGCTGGGGCTCAGCATCGTCCACATCAACCGCACCCTGCGGCGCCTGCGTGACAGCGGGCTGATCGAGCTGAACGGCCAGCGCATCACCGTCAACGACGTGCGCCAGCTCGCCTCCGTCGGCCAGTTCGACGAGCTGTACCTGCATCTGATCCGTGCGCCCCGCCGCCTGGAACGCGCCTTCTCGGTCGCCCACCACCAGAACGGCACCAGCCGCGACGGCGAAGGCCGCGCGAAGGCGTAGGACCCCTTTCCCCAGAGGGTGAGAGGATTCTCTGACCGCTCCTGTCAGTCATCCCTGCGGCAGCGCCTCTCCCCCGTCTCTCCACCATTTCCGCGTTGCACAAATTCCGCAAAACCGCGCCGCCCGTGTATCGGCGAAAGCCTTGGCATGTCCGTTTCCAGGGGACACCCACGCGGACATTGGCACGGGCCTGTCAGCACAATCCATTGTTTTAATTAAACATTCACGAGATCCGCCGCTTCATCCGGAAAGCGACACATAATTCTGCTTTACAGTCTTTGATCTGTATCATATTTTTCCCTCAGCAAATGTTCGCTGGACGCGCAATCCATCTCGGGGATGCCGATGTACACGCAGGGTTTGGATGCCAAGACCGAGCAGGGCGCTCAACCGTCTCCCCGGCTGGTGACGGAGCAGGAAGCCGCTCTCCAGGGCCGCTTCCAGGAGCGCGTCGACGCCGAGGAGAAGATCGAGCCGCGCGACTGGATGCCGGAGGGCTACCGCCGCACGCTGGTCCGCCAGATCTCGCAGCACGCCCATTCGGAAATCGTCGGCATGCTGCCGGAAGGGAACTGGATCACCCGCGCGCCGACGCTGCGCCGCAAGGTGGCCCTGCTGGCGAAGGTGCAGGACGAGGGCGGGCACGGCCTCTATCTCTACAGCGCCGCCGAGACATTGGGCGTGTCGCGCGACGAGCTGATCGGCCAGCTGCTGTCGGGCAAGGCCAAATATTCCAGCATCTTCAACTATCCGACCCCGACCTGGGCAGACATCGGCGCCATCGGCTGGCTGGTCGACGGCGCGGCGATCATGAATCAGGTGCCGCTCTGCCGCTGCTCCTACGGGCCCTACGCCCGCGCCATGGTCCGCATCTGCCGTGAGGAGAGCTTCCACCAGCGCCAGGGCTACGAGCTGATGCTCGCGCTGGCACAGGGCACCGCGGAGCAGAAGCGGATGGCGCAGGACGCGCTGAACCGCTGGTGGTGGCCGTCGCTGATGATGTTCGGCCCGTCGGACGAGCAGTCGGCCCACTCCGCACAAAACATGGCCTGGAAGATCAAGCGCTTCTCCAATGACGAGCTGCGCCAGCGCTTCGTCGACGCCACGGTCCCGCAGGCCGAGTTCCTCGGCCTGACCATCCCGGACCCCGAACTGCGCTTCAACGCCGGGACCGGCCATTACGAATTCGGCGCCATCGACTGGACCGAGTTCAACGAGATCCTGAAGGGCAACGGCCCCTGCAACCGCGAGCGCATCGAGGCCCGCCGCAAGGCGTGGGACGACGGCGCCTGGGTGCGCGAGGCCGCCGTCGCCCATGCCGCCAAACGCAAGCAGCGCGCCCTGAAGAAGGCCGGCTGACCAAAGAATCCGAGGGAAGAGACGTGAAGGATCCGACTATGGACCGCAAGGACTGGCCGCTGTTCGAGATCTTCATCCGGCCGAAGAACGGGTTGTCGCACAAGCATGTCGGCAGCCTGCACGCCGCCGATGCCCGCATGGCGCTGGACAATGCCCGCGACGTCTACACCCGTCGCGGCGAGGGCGTCAGCATCTGGGCGGTCCCAGCATCCAGCATCGCCGCGTCCGACCCGGCGGAAAAGGCCAGCCTGTTCGACCCGGCCGACGACAAAATCTACCGCCATCCAACCTTCTACGACATCCCCGCAGACGTCAAAAATATCTAGCCGGAAGAACATCTGATGAGCACGGATCTCAAGGAGGCCCTGTTCGGCTACGCGCTGCGGCTGGGCGACACCTCGCTGGTGCTGGGGCACCGGCTGTCGGAATGGTGCGGCCATGCGCCGGAGCTGGAAGAGGACATCGCGCTGACCAACGTCGCGCTCGACCTCGTCGGCCATGCCCGTATGCTGCTGACCTATGCCGGCGAGCTGGAGGGCAAGGGCCGTGACGAGGACCGCCTCGCCTACCGGCGCGACGTCTTCGACTACCGCAACCACCTGCTGGTCGAGCAGCCCAACCGCGACTTCGGTCACACCATCGTCCGCCAGTTCCTGCACGACGCCTGTGCGGTGGAGCTGTATGAGCGGCTCTGCGCCTCCAAGGACGAGACGCTGGCCGGCATCGCCGCCAAGGCGGTGAAGGAGGTGCGCTACCATTTCCGCCACAGCGGCGACTGGCTGGTGCGGCTGGGCGACGGCACCGACGTCAGCCACGCCAAGGTCGCAGACGCGCTGGGCCGGCTCTGGCCCTACACTGGCGAAATGTTCGAGCGTGACGAGGCCGAACAGGCGCTGGTCGCCGCCGGCATCGTCCCCGACCCGGCCGAACTGAAGGCGGCCTGGACCGCCCGCGTCGAGGCGGTGCTGAATGACGCCACGCTCGACCGTCCGGCCGACGGCTGGATGCAGAAGGGCGGCCGCCGGGGCGAGCACAGCGAGCATCTGGGCTATCTGCTGGCCGAGATGCAGTTCCTGCCGCGCGCCTATCCCGACGCGACCTGGTG
Protein-coding regions in this window:
- the paaB gene encoding 1,2-phenylacetyl-CoA epoxidase subunit PaaB, encoding MDRKDWPLFEIFIRPKNGLSHKHVGSLHAADARMALDNARDVYTRRGEGVSIWAVPASSIAASDPAEKASLFDPADDKIYRHPTFYDIPADVKNI
- the paaC gene encoding 1,2-phenylacetyl-CoA epoxidase subunit PaaC, which produces MSTDLKEALFGYALRLGDTSLVLGHRLSEWCGHAPELEEDIALTNVALDLVGHARMLLTYAGELEGKGRDEDRLAYRRDVFDYRNHLLVEQPNRDFGHTIVRQFLHDACAVELYERLCASKDETLAGIAAKAVKEVRYHFRHSGDWLVRLGDGTDVSHAKVADALGRLWPYTGEMFERDEAEQALVAAGIVPDPAELKAAWTARVEAVLNDATLDRPADGWMQKGGRRGEHSEHLGYLLAEMQFLPRAYPDATW
- the paaA gene encoding 1,2-phenylacetyl-CoA epoxidase subunit PaaA — protein: MYTQGLDAKTEQGAQPSPRLVTEQEAALQGRFQERVDAEEKIEPRDWMPEGYRRTLVRQISQHAHSEIVGMLPEGNWITRAPTLRRKVALLAKVQDEGGHGLYLYSAAETLGVSRDELIGQLLSGKAKYSSIFNYPTPTWADIGAIGWLVDGAAIMNQVPLCRCSYGPYARAMVRICREESFHQRQGYELMLALAQGTAEQKRMAQDALNRWWWPSLMMFGPSDEQSAHSAQNMAWKIKRFSNDELRQRFVDATVPQAEFLGLTIPDPELRFNAGTGHYEFGAIDWTEFNEILKGNGPCNRERIEARRKAWDDGAWVREAAVAHAAKRKQRALKKAG
- a CDS encoding Crp/Fnr family transcriptional regulator, producing MTRAPASRALDPTPLWLKLSSYLVLSDEEKMYLADLERTIAREPPRTDLLQQGERYRDVRIMREGWAIRHKALPDGRRQVVNFVLPGDIIGMYCTLFESADHSVTTLTPVEVASFPPERIGELFRSFPRLAAALAWSGAREEAIVAERLLSLGRRTALERTAHLLVELLRRLSIVNMVTDGHFVLPVTQEILADALGLSIVHINRTLRRLRDSGLIELNGQRITVNDVRQLASVGQFDELYLHLIRAPRRLERAFSVAHHQNGTSRDGEGRAKA